From Solanum lycopersicum chromosome 8, SLM_r2.1, the proteins below share one genomic window:
- the LOC101252108 gene encoding uncharacterized protein isoform X1: MDYNDNDYQSHLAGEDSSKVSSVLHPYALPKFDFDDRFDSLVENEVFLGIPTQEDNHWIEDFSRGSSGIEFSSSATDSCSIPRRNNVWSEATSTESVEMLLKSVGQEDMVPGDTIIEESDAGNELGCLIQPAESSLKLDDKQDDVKNSISATPAVESVELSGSFSRCERTKIEAIHSVCAPERQEVGPIADGCSGVNTEEKLQTEVKSIDENLGEVRTAQSESLPDNYNRQPSIPVTESAIKECVTDSLTASIEILASQHNPTNCHSGNTSGLPSEHHKQVEKQISVSKESSLGDGKTHGCAVDSETCTSNASPPSLAASELEVGKDLSTETRMITSEEPCVQRNKCSLTIEGCNKDTSSVEHAEAVFSKGLKDKLQAECNSKLCENEEASVSENCLDTRDTKNQEGSSKGQTEKVSAMQMSDGLTTSTEKEESNLEGHSPLNLGTSEACTVSEISEPSKQNNGNGINALEGPSNIQETSVSAELVERPVSENIETGNDADRVSEGYACGGDHISLSVPAGSMDICRETFSHVVDVDSTSVDVSGGKDTEEVLPVETELVGSCVRDDELRSSSVAGESEQISDQGHGSQFESSTLNNQASDVGFDCRNLILGGDPVSGRSLSGSGAIATEIIDHDDKLKPVSVMGGSDHFSGKEEMEAVLSREAEVSTLKESSEGARQLGLLSDDGKDASSDCHMKIKPMVVDQDVLIQDNSNSASHIEQAASAEANIEGPGARAEAAPIVKNQEMEVETVKFGEVGVEGSSDVIGGLKHDSASVPSYTALSPSEKKKTPSRSRAVVEKVAPLVDTTEIGGEALSTSINSGEKASTKTDRSFTFDVSPLAAGSAKGEADKSIISSQACQPTELKAEDRLHLTSGSKQTDTEIMQKISHGSPLVPDEGTPSGGAKGDRKASRGSGKSGKENPRKGRQSKAINSSKQSDRGDKSCVQFSPSVAVQKIQFETGTGTIERNITKSSGVVSFPTSSLPDLNTTSASVLFHQPFTDLQQVQLRAQIFVYGSLIQGTSPEEACMVSAFGTSDGCRSLWDPAWRACVERIHGQRSRAGNNETPSHSRSEMRNAGPRTPDQANKQVVHQDKVTTSTAGRAGGKSSNSLAVSPMIPLSSPLWNMATPSRDVLSSARGALIDYKALPSMHPYQTPPARNFVGHTASWLPPAPFPGPWVASPQNSPFDTSAQLPALPVTESVKLTPVKESSLSTASAKHAPPGSVAHAGDSGIQSGAFPHDNTKTPVLPAQFSADQKSRKRKKASGTDDRTQKSKIGTSSESITTPVICTQLSNKAPASDDFGLLSSVAVAPLVAHSQTGPTSVPIIGGHFSTSVVIEPPSSSVPKNNSDIPIASAPSSTELSKRVLDLGKKTPTLEYLSKVEEAKLQAEEAAANATAAVSHCQDVWSQLDKHKNSGLASDVEVKLTSAAVAVAAATSVAKAAAAAAKLASNAALQAKLMADEAMIAFGVSNPSQTQAGFFPNIVNNFGSATPASVLKSQDVGNGSSSVLYAAREASRRRIEAASAASRHAENLDAIVKAAELAAEAVSHAGKVVALADPLPLTQLVEAGPDSYWKVSQTLSGQGIKSNKVNGDESGSPVVEKTPGIFSKQSEGPSVEEMHPMVPACQTTSVSGNIIEDNMRNEEVIRTPVTSVEKDVRGAKGHSMPEVSKTVAVAAESSHDLVEARGDVASSRMQEGSLVEVFKDSDDGKRAWYSAKVLTLKNGKALVCFTDHQSDEGLEQFKDWVPLDAGSDEPPRIRPAHPVTAMQGGKKRRRAVVKEHTWYVGDRVDAWIDYRWREGVIAEKNKRDETTFSVNFPAYGDTAVVRAWHLRPSLVWKDGEWVEWSRLRHDFLSQGDTPKEKRVKLGNPASEDTGNSLSKKMDPLVPVTNESATLLPLSVTEKTFDIGSNKDDSKPNTLRTMRSGLHKEGSKVFGVPKPGKKRKFMEVSKHYVSDRTAKSNAAHGSAKFTKFLMPQATGTGGWKTNSRTDLKEKQQTIETRRKLPKSSKPSSSARTLKDNSITSTRDASGAEHMVGDAIEYDKNEAQQPNVGNFVSNAEEGVEVVKFRSEALPTNIPKKASTSSNRGEGMKKRIPISNLKSSKVEVKDKMIPEVSEPRRSNRKIQPTSRLLEGLQSSLIISKFPSVSHDKSSRSHSRGASR, translated from the exons ATGGATTACAATGACAATGATTATCAAAGTCATTTAGCCGGTGAAGACAGCTCCAAAGTTTCCTCTGTTTTGCATCCCTATGCTCTTCCCAAGTTTGATTTTGACGATAGATTTGACAGCTTAGTTGAAAACGAGGTTTTCCTTGGTATCCCTACTCAGGAAGACAATCATTGGATAGAGGATTTTTCTCGAGGAAGTAGTGGAATAGAGTTCAGTTCAAGTGCTACCGATTCTTGCTCCATACCAAGACGTAATAATGTTTGGTCTGAGGCAACTTCAACAGAATCTGTTGAAATGTTATTGAAATCGGTTGGTCAGGAAGACATGGTTCCAGGGGACACTATTATTGAGGAGTCAGATGCTGGAAATGAATTGGGTTGCTTAATCCAGCCAGCAGAATCTAGTTTGAAGTTGGATGATAAACAAGATGATGTTAAAAACTCTATCTCAGCAACACCAGCGGTTGAGTCAGTTGAGCTTAGTGGTTCGTTTTCTAGGTGCGAGAGAACAAAGATAGAAGCTATTCATAGTGTATGTGCTCCAGAAAGGCAGGAGGTGGGACCTATTGCTGATGGATGTTCTGGTGTTAATACTGAGGAAAAGTTACAGACTGAAGTAAAAAGCATTGATGAAAATTTAGGGGAAGTTAGGACAGCACAAAGTGAATCTCTACCCGATAATTATAATAGGCAACCATCCATTCCTGTAACTGAAAGTGCAATTAAAGAGTGCGTTACAGATTCTCTTACTGCGAGTATTGAGATTTTGGCTAGTCAGCATAATCCAACCAACTGTCATAGTGGGAATACAAGTGGTCTACCAAGTGAACATCACAAACAAGTAGAGAAACAAATATCTGTTAGCAAAGAGTCGAGTTTGGGTGATGGAAAGACGCATGGATGTGCTGTTGATAGTGAAACTTGTACCTCTAATGCCAGTCCTCCCTCTCTTGCTGCTTCAGAGCTGGAAGTAGGCAAAGATCTTTCAACCGAAACCAGAATGATTACATCAGAGGAACCTTGTGTGCAGAGGAACAAATGCAGTCTTACTATTGAGGGATGCAACAAAGATACTTCCTCGGTTGAACATGCTGAAGCGGTTTTCTCAAAAGGCTTAAAAGATAAGCTACAGGCTGAATGTAATAGCAAACTATGTGAGAATGAGGAGGCGTCTGTAAGTGAGAATTGCTTAGATACAAGAGACACTAAGAATCAAGAAGGCAGCTCCAAGGGTCAGACAGAGAAGGTTTCTGCAATGCAGATGTCAGATGGACTGACTACTTCTACTGAGAAAGAGGAGAGTAATCTAGAAGGCCATTCCCCACTTAATCTTGGTACTTCAGAGGCATGTACAGTATCAGAGATCTCCGAGCCGTCAAAACAGAATAATGGCAATGGTATTAATGCTCTAGAAGGTCCGAGTAATATACAAGAGACTTCTGTTTCTGCTGAATTAGTGGAGAGGCCAGTATCTGAGAATATAGAAACTGGAAATGATGCTGATAGGGTCTCCGAAGGATATGCATGTGGTGGAGACCACATCTCCTTGTCTGTGCCTGCTGGATCCATGGACATATGTAGGGAAACCTTCTCCCATGTGGTTGATGTTGATTCAACTAGTGTGGATGTCTCTGGTGGTAAGGATACGGAGGAAGTGCTGCCTGTAGAAACTGAGTTGGTGGGATCTTGCGTGCGTGACGATGAGCTTAGATCCTCCTCTGTGGCAGGAGAATCTGAACAAATCTCTGATCAAGGTCATGGATCACAATTTGAATCTTCCACATTGAATAATCAAG CATCGGATGTTGGTTTTGACTGTAGGAACTTAATCTTAGGTGGTGACCCAGTGAGTGGTCGATCGCTTTCTGGTAGTGGTGCAATTGCAACTGAAATAATTGATCATGACGATAAGCTAAAGCCAGTATCAGTTATGGGAGGGTCAGATCATTTTTCAGGAAAGGAAGAAATGGAAGCTGTTCTCAGCAGGGAAGCAGAAGTGTCAACACTGAAGGAGTCTTCTGAGGGGGCACGCCAGCTAGGTCTCCTTTCCGACGATGGAAAAGATGCATCTAGTGACTGCCATATGAAAATAAAACCTATGGTTGTTGATCAGGATGTTCTTATTCAGGATAATTCCAATTCAGCAAGCCACATTGAGCAAGCAGCGAGTGCCGAAGCAAATATTGAGGGTCCTGGTGCTAGAGCTGAGGCAGCCCCTATTGTGAAGAATCAGGAGATGGAAGTAGAAACAGTGAAATTCGGAGAAGTTGGAG TTGAGGGAAGTTCTGATGTTATTGGTGGACTTAAACATGATTCCGCTTCCGTCCCAAGTTATACTGCACTTTCACcaagtgaaaagaaaaaaacccCGAGTAGAAGTAGAGCTGTAGTTGAGAAGGTTGCTCCCCTTGTAGATACAACTGAAATTGGTGGTGAAGCGCTGTCCACCTCCATAAATTCAGGAGAAAAAGCTTCCACTAAAACAGATAGGAGCTTTACTTTTGATGTGAGTCCATTGGCTGCTGGTAGTGCCAAGGGAGAAGCTGACAAATCAATCATCAGTAGTCAAGCTTGCCAACCAACCGAG TTGAAGGCTGAGGATAGACTGCATTTGACATCTGGCAGCAAGCAAACTGATACTGAGATCATGCAAAAAATTTCTCATGGAAGTCCACTGGTACCTGATGAAGGGACTCCGTCTGGGGGTGCTAAGGGTGATCGCAAGGCAAGCCGTGGCTCAGGGAAATCAGGTAAAGAAAACCCTAGAAAGGGAAGGCAATCGAAGGCGATAAACTCATCGAAGCAGTCGGATAGAGGAGACAAATCTTGTGTTCAGTTTAGCCCCTCTGTGGCTGTGcaaaaaattcaatttgaaactGGAACTGGAACTATTGAGCGCAATATTACAAAGTCCAGCGGGGTTGTTTCCTTTCCAACTTCAAGTTTACCTGATTTAAACACTACTTCTGCATCCGTATTGTTTCATCAGCCTTTCACAGATCTACAACAAGTGCAACTGCGAGCTCAAATTTTTGTTTATGGATCTCTGAT ACAAGGTACATCACCAGAAGAAGCTTGTATGGTTTCAGCTTTTGGGACATCTG ATGGATGCAGAAGTCTCTGGGACCCTGCATGGCGTGCTTGTGTTGAAAGGATTCATGGACAGAGATCTCGTGCTGGAAACAATGAAACGCCATCTCATTCACGATCAG AAATGAGAAATGCAGGTCCCAGAACTCCAGATCAAGCAAACAAACAGGTCGTGCATCAGGATAAGGTTACTACTTCGACAGCTGGGCGAGCAGGCGGCAAGTCTTCCAATTCTCTTGCTGTTAGTCCTATGATACCACTTTCGTCCCCTCTTTGGAATATGGCTACCCCTTCCCGTGATGTGTTATCGTCCGCTAGAGGAGCCCTGATTGATTATAAGGCACTTCCTTCTATGCATCCCTATCAGACTCCCCCAGCACGAAATTTTGTTGGGCACACTGCATCTTGGCTACCACCAGCCCCTTTTCCTGGTCCCTGGGTTGCTTCTCCACAAAATTCTCCATTTGATACTAGTGCACAGCTTCCTGCATTACCTGTCACAGAGTCCGTGAAATTAACCCCTGTAAAGGAGTCATCCTTGTCCACAGCTAGTGCAAAGCATGCACCGCCTGGTTCGGTGGCTCATGCTGGGGATAGTGGTATCCAGTCTGGAGCTTTTCCACATGACAACACGAAGACCCCAGTGTTGCCTGCTCAGTTTTCAGCTGATCAGAAAtctagaaagagaaaaaaggcATCTGGTACCGATGATCGTACCCAAAAATCTAAGATTGGCACTTCTTCTGAATCAATTACTACCCCTGTCATTTGTACTCAGTTATCAAATAAGGCTCCTGCATCTGATGACTTTGGCCTGTTATCGTCAGTTGCTGTTGCACCGTTGGTTGCTCATAGCCAGACAGGACCTACATCTGTTCCCATAATTGGGGGCCATTTTTCTACATCAGTTGTCATTGAACCACCTTCTAGCTCTGTACCTAAAAACAACTCTGATATACCAATCGCCTCCGCCCCATCTTCCACTGAGCTTTCTAAGAGAGTGCTTGATTTAGGAAAAAAGACTCCAACTTTGGAATACTTGAGCAAAGTTGAGGAGGCTAAGCTGCAGGCAGAGGAGGCTGCTGCAAATGCTACTGCTGCAGTCAGTCATTGCCAAGATGTGTGGAGCCAGTTAGACAAGCACAAGAACTCTGGCTTGGCATCAGATGTTGAGGTTAAGCTAACATCTGCTGCCGTTGCTGTAGCAGCTGCTACCTCTGTTGCAAAGGCCGCAGCTGCGGCTGCTAAGCTTGCATCAAATGCTGCATTGCAAGCTAAATTGATGGCGGATGAGGCAATGATAGCATTTGGTGTGAGTAACCCTTCTCAAACCCAAGCCGGCTTTTTTCCTAATATTGTGAACAACTTCGGGAGTGCCACCCCTGCTTCTGTACTGAAAAGTCAGGATGTTGGCAATGGTTCTAGTTCAGTTTTATATGCGGCTAGGGAGGCGTCAAGGAGAAGGATCGAGGCAGCTTCAGCTGCATCAAGGCATGCTGAGAATTTGGATGCTATCGTTAAGGCTGCGGAACTGGCAGCTGAAGCTGTGTCACATGCTGGGAAAGTTGTTGCGTTGGCTGATCCTTTGCCTCTGACTCAATTGGTGGAAGCTGGTCCAGATAGCTACTGGAAAGTTTCCCAAACACTCTCTGGGCAGGGTATCAAGTCTAACAAGGTTAATGGGGATGAATCGGGTAGTCCCGTTGTCGAAAAGACTCCTGGCATCTTTTCCAAGCAATCTGAGGGTCCATCTGTTGAAGAGATGCATCCCATGGTTCCTGCTTGCCAGACTACTAGTGTATCTGGTAATATCATAGAGGACAACATGAGGAATGAAGAAGTTATTCGAACTCCCGTTACAAGTGTTGAAAAAGATGTAAGAGGAGCAAAGGGTCATAGTATGCCAGAGGTGAGTAAGACTGTCGCTGTAGCTGCCGAGTCATCCCATGATCTGGTTGAAGCACGTGGAGATGTGGCAAGCTCCAGGATGCAAGAGGGTTCCCTCGTGGAG GTTTTTAAAGATAGTGATGATGGTAAGAGAGCCTGGTACTCAGccaaagtgttgactttaaagAATGGAAAAGCTCTTGTTTGTTTCACCGACCACCAGTCTGATGAAG GGCTTGAACAGTTTAAGGACTGGGTACCTCTAGATGCTGGAAGTGATGAACCACCAAGAATACGTCCTGCGCATCCGGTGACTGCTATGCAAGGAGGAAAAAAGAGACGAAGAGCAGTTGTTAAGGAGCATACATGGTATGTAGGAGATAGAGTTGATGCATGGATCGACTACCG CTGGCGAGAGGGTGTCATTGCCGAGAAGAACAAAAGGGACGAGACTACATTTAGTGTCAACTTTCCag CTTATGGAGATACTGCAGTTGTCAGAGCATGGCATCTCCGACCAAGCCTTGTATGGAAAGATGGAGAGTGGGTCGAATGGTCCAGGTTAAGACATGACTTCTTGTCCCAG GGTGATACACCTAAGGAGAAGCGAGTGAAGCTGGGCAATCCTGCTAGTGAGGATACTGGAAATAGTCTGTCAAAAAAAATGGATCCACTGGTGCCAGTGACAAATGAATCAGCAACATTGCTTCCTTTGTCTGTCACTGAAAAAACATTTGATATTGGTAGTAACAAAGATGACAGTAAGCCCAATACACTTAGAACAATGAGGTCTGGTTTGCACAAAGAGGGATCAAAAGTCTTTGGTGTTCCTAAGCCAGGAAAGAAAAGGAAGTTCATGGAAGTAAGCAAGCACTATGTTTCAGACAGAACAGCTAAGAGTAATGCGGCACATGGTTCAGCCAAGTTCACAAAATTTTTGATGCCTCAAGCAACAGGCACTGGTGGATGGAAAACCAATTCTAGAACTGATTTGAAGGAGAAACAACAAACGATTGAAACTCGACGGAAACTTCCTAAATCAAGTAAGCCTTCAAGCTCAGCTAGAACTTTGAAGGATAATAGTATTACATCCACTAGAGATGCTAGTGGAGCTGAGCACATGGTAGGTGATGCAATTGAGTATGATAAGAATGAAGCACAACAGCCTAATGTGGGGAATTTTGTGTCAAATGCGGAAGAAGGGGTTGAAGTTGTGAAATTTCGTTCAGAAGCTCTTCCCACTAACATCCCAAAGAAAGCTTCCACATCATCTAACAGAGGGGAGGGCATGAAGAAGAGAATCCCCATATCCAATTTGAAGTCGAGCAAAGTTGAAGTAAAGGACAAAATGATACCTGAAGTCAGTGAACCTCGCAGGTCAAACCGAAAGATTCAACCAACATCAAGG TTACTGGAGGGACTACAAAGCTCGTTGATTATCTCTAAGTTTCCATCTGTTTCACATGATAAAAGTAGCAGAAGTCATAGCAGGGGTGCATCAAG GTAA